In the genome of Amphiura filiformis chromosome 4, Afil_fr2py, whole genome shotgun sequence, one region contains:
- the LOC140150926 gene encoding retinol dehydrogenase 8-like — translation MSAQIVVITGCSKGIGQGIALNLAKDPQRRFKVYATMRNIATNQEDTKTKAGSYYNDTLFIRELDVTKQDTIDKTIKGIIEGEGTIDVLVNNAGIENPAWWQTAPMKTFYDVMEVNYFGCVRMTKAVAPIMKTQRRGKIIQISSVLGFKAIPISAEYIPSKFALEGFSESIAPPLRKFNVWVSVIEPGVVATPMSEEFGNDVNAIWHAIIDSWTDCPEEEATITRKMMTENPDIVLGTELQSIDDIAKVVQDVISSAKPDFRYQTSETVKTIARHRFIDPSGNEIMNSWLKQ, via the exons ATGTCTGCCCAAATAGTGGTCATTACTGGATGCTCAAAAGGGATTGGTCAAGGTATTGCTTTGAACCTTGCTAAAGACCCACAGAGGAGATTTAAGGTGTATGCTACGATGAGAAACATCGCCACTAATCAGGAAGATACCAAAACAAAAGCGGGAAGTTATTACAATGATACACTATTCATACGGGAACTTGATGTGACAAAACAAGACACCATCGACAAGACAATAAAGGGCATTATTGAAGGAGAAGGAACTATTGATGTACTGG TAAACAATGCCGGAATAGAAAATCCAGCTTGGTGGCAAACTGCACCTATGAAAACATTCTATGACGTCATGGAGGTCAACTACTTTGGATGCGTCAGAATGACTAAAGCTGTAGCACCAATTATGAAAACTCAACGACGTGGCAAGATTATTCAGATATCAAGTGTGTTGGGATTTAAAG CTATACCGATTTCTGCGGAATACATACCTTCCAAGTTTGCTTTAGAGGGATTCAGTGAATCAATTGCTCCACCACTTCGAAAATTCAACGTATG GGTCTCTGTTATCGAACCAGGAGTAGTAGCGACACCCATGTCGGAGGAATTTGGTAATGATGTTAATGCCATATGGCATGCAATAATTGACAGCTGGACAGATTGTCCCGAGGAGGAAGCTACCATTACCAGGAAGATGATGACAGAAAACCCAGATATTGTACTTGGTACAGAGCTGCAAAGTATTGACGACATCGCAAAGGTGGTACAAGATGTTATATCGTCAGCCAAACCAGATTTTCGTTACCAAACTTCCGAAACCGTAAAAACAATTGCACGACACAGATTCATTGATCCGTCGGGGAATGAGATCATGAACAGTTGGTTGAAGCAGTAA